The genomic interval TAAGAGCGGACGAATGAAGTTGTATCCATAGGTTTTATATACCATGGTTCCTGAAATTGCACCTATCCAACCGAGACCGAGATAAAAGCTTAAACCTAAAAGTTCCGGGATAGAGTCGAAAAATATGGTTTTCAGACTAATTCCAGAAATGGCCAGACTCCAGATAATTCCCAAAAAACCCCAGCGCTTAAAACCTCGAAATAAGATTCCATGAACCGGAGTAAAAGTTGCTGCTATCATTAAAAAAATACCTGCATGATCGAGTCTCTGCAAAACCAGTCTGGGAGTTTTTCCGGGTTCTAAAAGGTGGTATACCCCACTCATACTAAACATAAAAAAAACAGAGATGATGTAGATTAAGTGAAAGAGAAATGTTCCCCTGTGTCCGTATCGTTTTATGAGTAATAGTATAGCTAAAACCAGAAAAAATGGGGTTATGAAAAGGTGTGTAAATGAACTCACCGGCTCGCTAAAGCCGGGAATGGGTATTATGCCTGTATTTTCCATGAACTAAAAAACAATAGACATACCAGCATTGATCTGGCGGGTAGGGCCGGGTTGTATACCTACAGGTAGTCTACCTGAGACATATTTTCTGTCCTGTAAATTTTTTGCATTAATAAAAAGAGACCATTTTTCAACCGGATGACGGTATCCTATAGAAGCATTTACGAGTCCAAGCTCAGGAATAACACCTGTATTTCCATCCGGTGTTTCGTCGTTTGTATTCCAAACAAAATCATAGCTGATTCCATTATAATACTTATATTGAAAACCACCGGGTTGTAATTGCCTGTAGTTAGAAAGACTTGCATATTGCTTTCCAACATATTGGTATTCAGCTCTAATATAAAAACCATTGCTGTTTCTGGCACCGAATGCAATGGTTCCTGTATGTTCAGGAACATAAGGAAGCATTTTCCCATTGGTATCGGGATTAATAAGTTTACCGTGTTGATCGAATAACAGAGTCGGGACATTTAAAAAAACAATATTATTATTCTCATCGATGATATGGGGATATTTTTCATAATCCAGAGAAGTCGCTTTCGTGTAGGTATAGATCAATTCTAAAGGAAGTTCCCATGACCAGTCTAAAAATTTTCCGAAATCAAAAGTAATACTGCTTTCAAAACCGCGGTGTAAGGTATTACCGGAGTTTATGGGTCTCGAACCTGTTTCATTAGCTACTTCGGAGGTGTTGATTATCTGATCCCTAAAAAACATTACGTATGTTACTAATTCAGTATATAAGTAAGGCTTAATATCACCTCTCAAACCGGTTTCATAATTAGTCGAGGTTTCTGCACTCAGGCGGTAATCCTCTCCGTAAGGACTAATGGCTGTTCCAAAAGTTGGTGGGGAAAAACCCTTATGAACCCCTGAAAACCAGGTAAATGTATTTGTAATATCATAAGTAATTCCAAAACCGGGTAGGGCGATTTTGGTATGACCTTCTGTTCCCTGATTAACAAAGATAATATCTCCCACTTTTGAAGCTTTTTGCTCCTTTACATCTTTAGCTGTTGCATGTCTTCTGGTTGTATAAACTCCCTGAGACACATTTTCATAGCGAGCTCCCGGAATGATTTTCCATTTGGGGTTTAAGCTAATTCTGTCTTGAAAGTAAGCAGCATAAGCACGGATAAGTCTTTCCTGCTGGCTATAAGAATAACCACTTCGAATAAAGGGATAGTCGGGATATGGATTTAAAAAGTCAATATTATTTTTTTCTCCATGAACTCTAAGCCCCATATCAACTTTATGTTTTAAGGAAGCGGTCTTAAATTTGCTTTGCAATTTGGTTTCAACTCCTCCTGTCTGAAATCCCTGGTTTCGCATTGGAGCCGAATTCTTCATATACATAATATCGCCCGGACGGTTTCCTATAGGGTAAGCTGCATAGGTCCTGTAAAGATTAGCGGGTGGAGGAGATGGAACTCCATATTTTGTAAGGTTATTTGTACTGAAGTCTTCTCTCTGCCAATCTCTTGAAGCAGTACTTGCATAAGCTTTGGTTATGAGTTTATGATCTTTAGATATATCATATTCGTGACCTAAGACTCCTGCATTTCTGTCTACCTGCTTATAATCAAATTCAGCGGGATTTATTTTTTCACTTTTCCAAAACATTGCCTGTGTAATCCCATGATAACTGGCTCTTGCTTTTTGTTGATGAATTCCAATTTTAAGAGAAATACTATGTTTCTCATTTAGCTCCTGGATAATTTTTATATTTCCTTCATTTACATTGAAAAAATTATAATCACGAAATCCATCCCCATGCTTATGTAAGAAAGAGACATCGAGAGCTGTCTTTCCAAAAGTTCCACCATATTGGGTAAAGTTAGAGAAATATCCATTTTCTCCGCCTATGGCTTTGGTTGAAAATTCAGGTTTCTTGGGAGGTTTTCTTGTGATAAAGTTAATTACTCCTCCTATAGTAGAAGGTCCGAATAAAATGGCACCGGAACCCTTTACTACTTCTACACGCTCCATTCTATCAATTTGAGGAAAATAGTAGCTTTCCGGCTGACCGTAAGGACTTAAAGAAACTAATATACCATCTTCTAAAAAAAGAGTTTTCCTTGATTCCTCGTTAGAGACTCCTCGAAAGCCAATGTTGGGAGTGAGACCGGCTGAATCCATAAAGCGAACTGAAGCACCGGGAACTCTTCTTAATACTTCCATGGCTTCTACCGGTTGGGTTTCTCGTAAAAACTTCTTATCTATGAGAGTAGCAGAACCCGGGATATTTTTCATATCGTCTTTATTTTCGCCAATAACAAAAATTTGGGTCTTTGTTGAAAGTTTATCCCACATTTTATCCTGCTCTTCCGGACTTAAGGTATTTTTTTCTTCCTCTTTTTTTTCTTCTTGAGAAAAGAGATAAAAAGGGGATATTAGTAAAAGAAAGATTATTAAAAAGTGTTTAATATTTATCATATTAGTCTCCATCTCCCCTACCGAGACCGGAATCAAAATTAGTACCTGTGACTCCTGCTAATTCTACAGTCAGGAGTATTTTTAATTCATTTAAAATCTTAATTAAGTTTTTTATATTACTTATGTTACCTGTAGATATATCAGAACTTAAATTAATAATGGCTTTAGTTTGAGTGATGGCTTCACTCATTTTTCCTTGAATTCGTTTGTCGAGATCAGGGTTATAATAACTAACATAAGTAGAAAGTCCTTCTCCTGTTCCACCGGTATAGAACTGTTGTAAACCGCTGAGATTCATCTCTATATCAGAAATACTCAAATTTGAAAATCGGGATTCAACATTTGTAGATCTAATAACTCCAGCCGAGTCTACTGATATTCCTGTCGGATATCCTAGCTTACTGTCTTTTATAGTTTCAACAAGATTAACGATTTGTTTAATGAGTAAGTCTAATAATTCTTTTTCTGTTTTATAAGTTGTATTACTTGCATCACCGGCAGTTTGCATAATAAGGGAGTAACTATTATCTGCTTTTGGATTCCAGCGAATAAGAAGATTTGCAATACGGTTATAATTTAGTTTCATAATTTCTTTTAAATAACTAAGTTTTCTTCCGCTTAACGATAAGCAAATACTGGCTGCATCACTTGAACCCGTTCCATTATCGAATAGTAGGAATTCTATTGCCGGAAGGCCGGTTTCATTTCCACTTTTTGTTGCAATCACAGTTTCATCTATAGTTTCTGTACCCGAAATAAATGTATTGATCGAAGTTGTATTAGGAGGATTAAGTTGATAACTCGAAGGCCAGGAATCCAGAGAAGTATATATACTGGAGGGACCAAATTGTATTACTTCACTTTTCTTCAAAGAATAAAAAACTTCTTTCCATTGGTTTTGTAGAGTTAATAAATTGCCGGTATTGGAAGAGCAATTATCCTGAAGACTATCAATACTGTTTTTAAGGACAGTCGTTTTTTGTTCAAGATCAACATAGGATGTATAAATAATATTTTCTGATAGGTTTTTAAAAAGGGGTTTTGCATTAAAGCTATTGAAAAGATAAGCGAAATAGCCAAAAATTCCGGCTTCACCAGATTTTTCTCCTTTTTTTTCGGAACAATTACTGAAGCTGAAGAAAAGAATAATTATAAAAGTGATAGTTCTCATGTAACTCCTTAAAGAACAAGAAGAAGCTGCAATCTGCAGCTTCCATTGTATATTTTGAAAGATTTAAAGTCCTGTAATTTTACGGATCGTGCTATAATCATCTGCAGCAGCTTCAGCAATCTTTTTTGAAGCTACATCTGTAATGTAGAGTGTCTTGTTGTTATAGTAGATACCAATCGGATTGTAAAATTTAGCACTTGTTGTAGAACCATCCTCTCTTCCTTTCCCTTTACCACCTGCTATTGTACTTACAGTTCCATCTTTTGTAATTTTACGAATAGCAAAGTTTCCGGAGTCAGCCACATAGAAGTTTCCACTTTCATCCAGGGTAATCATATAAGGGGAGTTAAATCGAGCAGCAGTTCCTTTGCCATCGATAAAATCTTTTGCAGAATCTCCACCAGCATCGGAACCGGCAAAGGTAGAAACCTGTTTTGTAGATGGGTTATATTTTCTAATACAATGATTTCCTTTATCAACAATATATACATTTCCATCGGAGTCTGCGATTACACCTTTCGGACCGTTAAATTTGGCTGTAGTGGCCAGTCCATCAGTGGCAATTGGAGTTCCGCCGGTAGGAGAACTACCTCCTGTGGGTTTTTCTCCGGCAAGTGTAGTTATGGTACCATTGCTGATGTTTACTTCGCGAACATTATAGCCACCAGCTTCACCAATGACCAGTTTATTGTTCGCATAACGTATACCTTCCGGTTTAAAATACCTGTTGGTTCCATTTGAACCATCAATTGTTTCTCTTACGGATGGTTTATCTTTTCCACTGAACAGAGATATGGTATTGTTATTGTTCGTATCAATTTTAATAATGTTATGACCTTCGAAATAACCATTGCTTGCAGTGCTGCTTCCTGTATTGGAAACAAAGACAATACCATTCGGTCCGGCTGTAATTCCTTCCGGGTTATTAAAAATAGATACATCAGAAGAATTGCCGTTTGAGCTAAGAATAGTGCTTACTGTGCTTTCATTTACAACCTTAATAACCCTATTGTTTTTGCTATCTGCTACATAGATAATACCATTTGAGTCTACAGCCAGATCTTCGGGCTGGTTTAAAATAGACTTTGAGTCCTTACCACTTTCGCTTAAACTTAAGGTACTTACCTGGATTGTACTGCTGCTGGTATTTTGGCTTGAGAGTAAGACGGCAGCAATGGCCATATTATTATCATTTTTCTCTTTTTTGGTATTACATACAAGCAGTGTAACGCTTAGTAATACAAGCATAATAAAATTTAGAATTATTCTAATATTCATATTTTCCTTCCTATTTAAGAGTCTTGAACTCTTTTTATCTAAATGAGAATGAGTATCAATAGCAACTAAATAAGGAAGAGGATTTTTGTCAAGGAAAAATAGGAAAAACTGTTAATAAAGGACTCGACCTAATTTAAAAAGTCAGGTCTTTCAGTGATATACAGTCCATATCATAGTAATAATACAGTCCGTATTATAGTAATGAAACGGTCTGTATTATAGTAATGAAACGGTCTGTATTATAGTAATGAAACGGTCTGTATTATAGTAATGAAACGGTCTGTATTATAGTAATGATACAGTCTGTATATCAGTTATATAGAAAAAAGGAAGGGCGATATAGGGAATCGCCCTTTGTATCTTCAGAGCGATTTTTTAGTTTGAAAGCTTCGGCTTTCTAAGTAAAAAAACCATGTAAAAAGAAATCAGCACTACGGGTAAACTCAACCACTGTCCCATAGTAAAAGTAGGGCGAATCGCCATCATTTCACTCTGGTATTCCTTTACAAATTCGATAAGGATTCGAATCATGAAGTAGATTCCGAGAAAAAGGAAGAGAAAGAAGCCCGGTTTTCGTTTTTCTTTCTGTTTTTTATACAGGAAGTAGAAGCTCGGAAACATGATAAAGAGGGCTATGGCTTCGTATAGCTGGGTCGGGTGCCGGGGAAGGTTATCGACTTTTAAGAAGGTGATGGCCCAGGGCACGTCGGTAGGTCTTCCGATAATTTCTGAATTAAAAAAGTTTCCCATACGAATACAGGCCCCGGTGATTCCTACAGAGGAGGCTATCATATCGGCAATTTCAAAAAATGATTCTTTATATTTATGACAAAAAAGCCAGAGACCGAAAAGGGCTCCCAGTACTCCACCGTGGCTTGCAAGCCCGCTTCCGATTTCGAAAATTCGCATGGGGTTATGGATAAAAGCTGAAGGTTCATAAAAGATCAGGTGAACAAGGTGGGCACCGATTACAAGACTGATGACGATCCGAATAAAGATCTTGTCGGGATAATCGTTTGGTAGTCCTTTTTCTCTCAAGAACTTGGATACCAAAAAATAGGCAGCAAAGAGGCCGGTGGCAAAAAGTAAGCTATAATAGCGTAGTTTGACAATTTTTAAATCTAATAAAACCGGGTCAATATTCCAGTTCATTTTCCAAAGTCTCCTTTTTAAAGGTTTATTTTTTGTTTTTTAGTGAAGGTGAACCTTACTTATCCTGTGTCTCACAACAGAAAAACGAAGGAACTATTCTCGTTTACTTCTTGCTTTTCCAATTTTTTCGAGAATGAAAAGTGCCAGAAAAGCCCCCAATGTTGCCACAATAATATTTACCCTTGAAAGTTGTGTGGTACCAATTTTGGGTGACATGAGCCACATGACAAAATCCCGTATGGGACTCTGTGTAAGCAGGATGAGCACGGCTCCAAAGGAAGCGATGATAGTACCTCCCAAAAAGCCACCGAATATTTCTTTTTTCTGGTAAAAGAAAAAATACCAGGAAACGATGGAAGAAATGCTCACTAAAAAAATAATGTCAATTAAGAAGATAAACGGGTTCTGAAACGTAGTAAGTATGAGCATAAAACAATGAAAAATACACAAAGTATAAATAGCAAAACAAAAATTTTTGGTATCTTCGGATATCCTTTAGGGCATACTCTTTCTCCCCTGATTCATAACGGCCTTTTTCAGGAATTTGAGCTGGATGCACTATATCTCGTCTTTGAGTCAAAAGAACCGGCTAAGATTCTGAATGCCTGTAGCGGAATCGGTTTAGAGGGTGTTTCGGTTACTATTCCCTTTAAAGAATGGGCCTACGAAACTGCTACTGAAAGGGATCCGGCTTCTGAGTATATGAAAGCTGCTAATACTCTGATTCGAACCGAAACGGGTTTTAAAGCCTATAATACCGACGGAATCGGGGCTTTAAATTCTATCCTTCGTTATGTTCCGGGTTTTTTTGAAAATACGGTAGGAGATATTTATCTCGTTGGAAGCGGGGGAAGTGCAAGGGGAATTGCTTTCGCTCTCGTTTCTCATGGTTTGCAGGAAAAAAAACTAAGAATTGTAGCTCGAAATCAAGAAAAAGCTGAAAATCTGATTCAGGACTTAAACCAAATCAAAAAGAATGCAGCTTCTTATCTTCCTCTTGAATCCCTTCTTGATACAAAAAACACAGAAAACATTTCTTTATTGATTAACACCAGCCCTTTAGGAATGAAAGGAGTGGAAGGAACACTTCCTATTTCCAATGAACTTTTAGATAGAACCCATTCCGTTTTTGATATCGTTTACAATCCTCTTGAAACAGCACTTTTAAAACAGGCAAAAGGGCTCGCGAGGGTTTTAATTCCGGGTTACGAAATGCTCATCTACCAGGCCATGGAACAGTTTTTCCTATTTACGGAGATTCGACCGACTGAGGAGCTAATTGAAAAAGTCCGAAATCGGGTGCTCGATGCTTTAAATAAGAAGTTGTAAGAAAATACCTAGTTAATACTCTGGTAATGTTTTGAACACAGAATACAGGATCGACTCGGAAAATAAATGGATTCCCGATGGTTTCCATTTCCTCGGACCCGAAGCTGCAAAGAAAAGAAGAAGACTTCTCTTAACAGCCCGGACCTTTTTTGAAGAACAGGGCTTTTTAGAAGTAATTCCTCCCGCCTTCGATTTTAGTTCTACATTCTATTCACATCTTTCTTCGGGAGAAAGAGATTCTATTTTAAAACTCAAAGACTTGAATGGGTATGAAGTTTCGCCCAGTGTAGATTTGACTCTGCAAGTCGTAAAGGGTATGGCGGGTTTTGCCCGTAAGAATGAGGACAACCGGGTATTCTACACCGGAAAAGTCATTAAGGATAATCGCAGAGAGAATGCAGATAGACGGGAGTTTCAACAATTTGGTGTAGAAATTCTCGGTAGTTCCGGCTATGATACCCTTTTGGAGCTTTTCTTTTCTATCGATGGACTCATGTCAAAGCTCGGAATCGAGGGGAATCAATTTACTCTTGTATTAGGAAATGTGCAGGTTTATTCCGGTCTTGCCCGTTGTATGGGTCTGGATACTGGAGATATGCAAAAGCTCTCTCAACTTGTCTATGCCAAGAACAGGCTGGATATGCACGCATTTTTAGAAGAAAAAGGTGTAGGAAAAGAATTTGGAAGAACTCTGGATAAGATGCTTCTTTCCTTCTCTTTAGATGAGATTAAACCGGATCTTCTTAAAGTTTCCGAGAAAAATTCTCTGGGTCTCGAAGTCTGCATCGCTGAAACAGAAAAAATTTTACAGGCAAATTCTAAGTTAAAACATTTGGAACTCTGTCTGGATTATTCTTTACTTCGGGATTTGGACTATTATACAGGCTTTGTATTTCATGCTTATGTTAGTGGGATTCCTATGCCTGTTTTTATGGGAGGTGCTTATGATCACCTCTACGAAAAGTTTTCCGGGGTTCAAAAAAACGCCTGTGGTTTTGCATTAAACCTTGAATTATTACAGATTCTTTTAGATAAATAAGAAGGAAGTTTAGAGTAAGGAGAAACTTATGTCCGCAGATTTAGTAGTAGGAGCACAATGGGGGGATGAGGGAAAAGCCAAGGTTATCGATTACCTGAGCCGTAATATTGACATTATTGTACGTTATCAGGGAGGAGCTAATGCCGGTCATACAGTAGTGGTAAAAGGGAAGAAATATGTATTTCATCTTGTTCCTTCCGGTATTATTTATCCCAATGTGAAGTGTGTGATAGGCAATGGAGTCGTCATTGATCCGGATTTCTTTTTACAGGAGTGCGAGAATTTACAAAAAGAAGGCTTTGATGTTTATAAGCAAATCCTTGTAAGTGATGCCAGTCATATAATCTTTCCCTTTCATAAGCAAATTGATGAACTTCGGGAAAATGCCTGCAAGCCCGGTGAGAAAATAGGTACTACCAAAAGAGGAATCGGAATTTGTTATGCTGATAAAATGATGAGGATAGGGCTTCGTATCGGTGAACTTTTGGATGAAGATTTGATGAAAAATCGTTTATCCTCTTATGTTCGTCGTAAAACCGAAGAACTAAAAAAGCTCTATGAAGTAGATACCGTTTCCGAAGCTGAAGTTGTGGATGCACTGAAGCGTTTTGCAGATAAAATGCGTTCTTCTATCATCAACGTATCTTATTATTTAAACGAAGAATTGAAGAAAGGAAAGAAAGTTCTTTTGGAAGGGGCTCAAGGGACAGGTCTGGATATAGACTTCGGAACCTACCCGTTTGTAACCAGTTCGAACCCGACAACCGGTGGAGCTTTGAGCGGTTCCGGTATTAATTTTCGTTATTTAGATAAGGTTTATGGAATCACCAAGGCCTATGCAACCCGTGTAGGAGAAGGTCCATTTCCTACCGAATTATTCGGTGAAGAAGGGGAAGAGCTACGTAAGAAGGGACATGAATACGGAGCTACTACCGGTAGACCGAGGCGTTGTGGCTGGTTCGATATGGAAATGCTGAAACATGCGATCCGTGTGAATGGAATGAACTCCATCGCCTTAACCAAGATAGATGTCCTGTCTGAGTATGATAAGATCCCGGTAGCAGTGGCATACGAACTGAACGGTAAGAAGTTAGATTATTTTCCTTCTTACAGTCTGGATAAGGTTAAGGCTGTGTATGAATACTTACCCGGTTGGAAAGAGGACATCTGCGGAATTACCGAATTTGATAAACTTCCTTCTCTGTGTAAGGATTATATTCATTTCTTAGAAAAACAACTCGGTGTGCCTATGGAAATTATCTCTACAGGTCCCGATAGAGAACATACTATCTTAAGAATGTAGTAAAAACGGGAACTATTGGATTTACCGATCCCTGAGTAGGTCGCCATGGTTCGATACGGCTATCGCCACTCACCAATCGGCGACCGTATCGAAGGGCGGCAAAACAGTTCAATGTTTGATCTATATCATTTATAACTTACTTTTACCGGAACGGGGTATTTGGTTCTCAATGTAAATGCCAGTATGGAGTCCGTATATTGAAAAGAAGCATCTTTTTCTAATTTACAAAGTTGGAATATACGGAAAAGGATTAGCCTGGCTTCTAAAATACCGAATCTTCCCCCGATACAGCTTCGCTTTCCCGCACCGAATGGAATAAAGGCATTCGGTTTATTCTCCAGGTTTAAAAAGCGGAAGGGATCAAAGGTTTCCGCAGTTTCACCCCAGGATTCTTTTAGTCTTCCTGTTATATAAGGCGAAATCAGGAGTTTGGCTCCGGGCTTCAGGATATAGGTTTTATCTTTTAGGTTAATATTATATTCTTTATTGCTTAAAGAGATTCGGCTGAAGATAGCTCCGAGAGGATAAAGACGCAGAGATTCGTTCAGGATAGAACTCATAATTGGAGAATTCTTCTCTATTGTATCGAGGATAGTTCTGTAGTTTATATTTCCTGTATGGCTATCGAGATGAGGTAGGATTTTTGTTATAGATTCAATTTCCTTTTGAAAATCATCCGAGTTTATTAGAAGATTAGATTCAAGAATTAAAGACAGGGTAAATATTACCAGGTTGGCGGTGGTGTCGTGTCCTGCTCCCAGTAAGTCCATGAGTAAAGCCTGAATATCTACATCATCCAATTCCGGGTATCTGTGAAAAATGAGGGCAGCGAGACATTCCTTATCCCTATTATTATTCATTTCTTTTTTTACTTTATCTAACAAAATAGTTCCGGTGAAAGCAAGGTTGTGAACGGCTTCATCCAGTTTTTTTATTGCCTTTGTCTTAAAAAATGAATAGAATTTGGCAGGAAAGGGAATATAGATATAAGCCTGAATCGCGTGTAACATGGTAAGAACGGAATTCACCAGGTTTTTAGAGTTTATTTCTGTTGGTTTAGGATTTTCTTGAAAAATTTGTAGTTCGGTTCCAAAAACTAATTTTCCAACCACATCAATTCCCAGTTGGCTGAGATATTTGTTTATATCTTGAGTTGCTTTCTTACTTCTTATCATAGATTTTATCATATCATCCGTTGAAGAAAGAATGGGTTCTATGCTATTCTCCAAAAATTTGGGATCGTTCATAACTTCCAGTCCTATCCTCCTATTACGTTTCCACTCTTCTCCATTGGAGAAAGTGATTCCTCCCATATTAGTTTTAAGTTTTGGCTCTGTGCCTTTCAGGGTATTCAGGTGTTTTATAAATTGAAAATAGATATAATCTATAATAGGAAAACCGGATCGATTCTGGTATTCCAAATCTTTCAAAATAGGATGGATTAAAGCGATGTCTTTCACGAGTAGCATGGAATCAAAAGGATTAAATAAAATAGGTACAAAACCTTCAGGAGAATTGTTTGCCATTTTTAAAAGTAATTTATGAACTTCTTCCGGTTTTCGGAAAAATTGAGGTACCTGTTT from Leptospiraceae bacterium carries:
- a CDS encoding TonB-dependent receptor; this translates as MINIKHFLIIFLLLISPFYLFSQEEKKEEEKNTLSPEEQDKMWDKLSTKTQIFVIGENKDDMKNIPGSATLIDKKFLRETQPVEAMEVLRRVPGASVRFMDSAGLTPNIGFRGVSNEESRKTLFLEDGILVSLSPYGQPESYYFPQIDRMERVEVVKGSGAILFGPSTIGGVINFITRKPPKKPEFSTKAIGGENGYFSNFTQYGGTFGKTALDVSFLHKHGDGFRDYNFFNVNEGNIKIIQELNEKHSISLKIGIHQQKARASYHGITQAMFWKSEKINPAEFDYKQVDRNAGVLGHEYDISKDHKLITKAYASTASRDWQREDFSTNNLTKYGVPSPPPANLYRTYAAYPIGNRPGDIMYMKNSAPMRNQGFQTGGVETKLQSKFKTASLKHKVDMGLRVHGEKNNIDFLNPYPDYPFIRSGYSYSQQERLIRAYAAYFQDRISLNPKWKIIPGARYENVSQGVYTTRRHATAKDVKEQKASKVGDIIFVNQGTEGHTKIALPGFGITYDITNTFTWFSGVHKGFSPPTFGTAISPYGEDYRLSAETSTNYETGLRGDIKPYLYTELVTYVMFFRDQIINTSEVANETGSRPINSGNTLHRGFESSITFDFGKFLDWSWELPLELIYTYTKATSLDYEKYPHIIDENNNIVFLNVPTLLFDQHGKLINPDTNGKMLPYVPEHTGTIAFGARNSNGFYIRAEYQYVGKQYASLSNYRQLQPGGFQYKYYNGISYDFVWNTNDETPDGNTGVIPELGLVNASIGYRHPVEKWSLFINAKNLQDRKYVSGRLPVGIQPGPTRQINAGMSIVF
- a CDS encoding shikimate dehydrogenase, encoding MKNTQSINSKTKIFGIFGYPLGHTLSPLIHNGLFQEFELDALYLVFESKEPAKILNACSGIGLEGVSVTIPFKEWAYETATERDPASEYMKAANTLIRTETGFKAYNTDGIGALNSILRYVPGFFENTVGDIYLVGSGGSARGIAFALVSHGLQEKKLRIVARNQEKAENLIQDLNQIKKNAASYLPLESLLDTKNTENISLLINTSPLGMKGVEGTLPISNELLDRTHSVFDIVYNPLETALLKQAKGLARVLIPGYEMLIYQAMEQFFLFTEIRPTEELIEKVRNRVLDALNKKL
- a CDS encoding ATP phosphoribosyltransferase regulatory subunit; its protein translation is MNTEYRIDSENKWIPDGFHFLGPEAAKKRRRLLLTARTFFEEQGFLEVIPPAFDFSSTFYSHLSSGERDSILKLKDLNGYEVSPSVDLTLQVVKGMAGFARKNEDNRVFYTGKVIKDNRRENADRREFQQFGVEILGSSGYDTLLELFFSIDGLMSKLGIEGNQFTLVLGNVQVYSGLARCMGLDTGDMQKLSQLVYAKNRLDMHAFLEEKGVGKEFGRTLDKMLLSFSLDEIKPDLLKVSEKNSLGLEVCIAETEKILQANSKLKHLELCLDYSLLRDLDYYTGFVFHAYVSGIPMPVFMGGAYDHLYEKFSGVQKNACGFALNLELLQILLDK
- a CDS encoding adenylosuccinate synthase, giving the protein MSADLVVGAQWGDEGKAKVIDYLSRNIDIIVRYQGGANAGHTVVVKGKKYVFHLVPSGIIYPNVKCVIGNGVVIDPDFFLQECENLQKEGFDVYKQILVSDASHIIFPFHKQIDELRENACKPGEKIGTTKRGIGICYADKMMRIGLRIGELLDEDLMKNRLSSYVRRKTEELKKLYEVDTVSEAEVVDALKRFADKMRSSIINVSYYLNEELKKGKKVLLEGAQGTGLDIDFGTYPFVTSSNPTTGGALSGSGINFRYLDKVYGITKAYATRVGEGPFPTELFGEEGEELRKKGHEYGATTGRPRRCGWFDMEMLKHAIRVNGMNSIALTKIDVLSEYDKIPVAVAYELNGKKLDYFPSYSLDKVKAVYEYLPGWKEDICGITEFDKLPSLCKDYIHFLEKQLGVPMEIISTGPDREHTILRM
- a CDS encoding imelysin family protein translates to MRTITFIIILFFSFSNCSEKKGEKSGEAGIFGYFAYLFNSFNAKPLFKNLSENIIYTSYVDLEQKTTVLKNSIDSLQDNCSSNTGNLLTLQNQWKEVFYSLKKSEVIQFGPSSIYTSLDSWPSSYQLNPPNTTSINTFISGTETIDETVIATKSGNETGLPAIEFLLFDNGTGSSDAASICLSLSGRKLSYLKEIMKLNYNRIANLLIRWNPKADNSYSLIMQTAGDASNTTYKTEKELLDLLIKQIVNLVETIKDSKLGYPTGISVDSAGVIRSTNVESRFSNLSISDIEMNLSGLQQFYTGGTGEGLSTYVSYYNPDLDKRIQGKMSEAITQTKAIINLSSDISTGNISNIKNLIKILNELKILLTVELAGVTGTNFDSGLGRGDGD
- a CDS encoding hemolysin III family protein — protein: MENTGIIPIPGFSEPVSSFTHLFITPFFLVLAILLLIKRYGHRGTFLFHLIYIISVFFMFSMSGVYHLLEPGKTPRLVLQRLDHAGIFLMIAATFTPVHGILFRGFKRWGFLGIIWSLAISGISLKTIFFDSIPELLGLSFYLGLGWIGAISGTMVYKTYGYNFIRPLLYGAYAYTIGAIADFLKLPLLIKGVLEAHEIFHIFVIIGVFFHWQFIYSFASQTFKNSKAP
- the lgt gene encoding prolipoprotein diacylglyceryl transferase, encoding MNWNIDPVLLDLKIVKLRYYSLLFATGLFAAYFLVSKFLREKGLPNDYPDKIFIRIVISLVIGAHLVHLIFYEPSAFIHNPMRIFEIGSGLASHGGVLGALFGLWLFCHKYKESFFEIADMIASSVGITGACIRMGNFFNSEIIGRPTDVPWAITFLKVDNLPRHPTQLYEAIALFIMFPSFYFLYKKQKEKRKPGFFLFLFLGIYFMIRILIEFVKEYQSEMMAIRPTFTMGQWLSLPVVLISFYMVFLLRKPKLSN
- a CDS encoding cytochrome P450, which codes for METKNISPHPGLLKSIILAIKQVPQFFRKPEEVHKLLLKMANNSPEGFVPILFNPFDSMLLVKDIALIHPILKDLEYQNRSGFPIIDYIYFQFIKHLNTLKGTEPKLKTNMGGITFSNGEEWKRNRRIGLEVMNDPKFLENSIEPILSSTDDMIKSMIRSKKATQDINKYLSQLGIDVVGKLVFGTELQIFQENPKPTEINSKNLVNSVLTMLHAIQAYIYIPFPAKFYSFFKTKAIKKLDEAVHNLAFTGTILLDKVKKEMNNNRDKECLAALIFHRYPELDDVDIQALLMDLLGAGHDTTANLVIFTLSLILESNLLINSDDFQKEIESITKILPHLDSHTGNINYRTILDTIEKNSPIMSSILNESLRLYPLGAIFSRISLSNKEYNINLKDKTYILKPGAKLLISPYITGRLKESWGETAETFDPFRFLNLENKPNAFIPFGAGKRSCIGGRFGILEARLILFRIFQLCKLEKDASFQYTDSILAFTLRTKYPVPVKVSYK